One genomic region from Alosa alosa isolate M-15738 ecotype Scorff River chromosome 12, AALO_Geno_1.1, whole genome shotgun sequence encodes:
- the LOC125304962 gene encoding M-phase phosphoprotein 9 isoform X2: protein MSTDDSISEDVSSSVALSTDHHVPTDHHHHHHHANRSKGSEASIVSSEDTASGPVGTEDERPVERERPVQTLEGLLQVAEETSRSRAAGSLPHRIRGLCPDTEELGSDRPLPFINPSSLETLRVLVQEIQSSGQTDPEVWKNCEGRWLHLFQLVEKQYQEQILAQQEQYQCQIQLIQDEIKALLQLQQKQSVEQKAGQAAATQQGANAKLGADSGSLQNGRGSSPSAPPQAVSAGESSEEGAVSGYGTLSTWEVELEAESHLLPSPLADSCLANQQHQQRPASTPIGPTHQHVPCRQALTSWAQRHQRSQKRGGRRSRHSPPPAQEKSEAGAMGRTPPADHQEQPGCPADSSSPSSLKRSDSLVSEASGLTYWRLDESELYRPLPDSFCSTSPLPLQGMTTGPDRSPNATLWPDQCQTPPPERTLSVSLKKIYQTRKSGEFKCRDWDPLAGPSSTPPQVLTLDSVVGLKQPKVTPEGTSERTSGLASPSSLSSPHGPWHLHPDPDPAHQDAASQGAEEEGGACSEDEGRHTSSTTPTSTLHTQKSALRLCSAPRTSPALSCATKLERTASLEDPVTLSLMRQNLREKHARHVADLRAYYESEIASLKEKLDLTHLPRDMEKSNQILQGRCNHLDRALSEASRRIRELEEQNQQLEKQLREWPERYEVASSAVKAVQQRLEESHRSNREKDALVTKLRTRLRQLEATAQNACKELEGEEAHRKQEHKMLLDLLTEYESLRKEHDGAKDKLFSTENKLFEATEQISELKRVISKLESQVKQLEHESQAKLRMASHAHTQSTGLFHHPDLLMSPSRRYHEVDGGMRKSPVLQADQASSQAPDKTGVSDKRRVSLPVWELQHDSASQTHTTGRRDAALTPVMRALIELEGTKATEGKALSKTNRGSTRSGRSRPTVGFVDSNLCQSVHTRGGASAKPEAEPMGVADVAAAAEQRGGSAHRGGGAFLRAQRSLSPEGHRSSSLPPRTQRPLPVATPSRNTLITPLSAKSSPKRSPTENISTAFSNPASRFKSDQRGLGSSPLKGSPRKRLHYSAPERTEDDQQAGPGSGDSAGSEGCEDQEAEGSEVADTESCVLELPDEVPLSYQSRLQSLADAERLLDDLTQEKQQIEAALSRMPGAGGRVTLQTRLDEVTLENRLEQVNRDLGSLRMTLKRYNVLRSSTHT from the exons CGGCCTGTGTCCAGACACAGAAGAGTTGGGCTCAGACAGGCCCCTCCCCTTCATCAACCCCAGCTCTCTGGAGACGCTCCGTGTGCTGGTGCAGGAGATCCAGAGCAGTGGGCAGACTGATCCCGAGGTCTGGAAGAACTGCGAG GGAAGATGGCTGCATCTCTTCCAGCTGGTGGAAAAGCAATACCAGGAGCAGATACTAGCCCAGCAGGAGCAGTACCAGTGCCAAATACAG ctCATCCAGGATGAGATTAAGGCCTTATTGCAGCTGCAGCAGAAGCAGAGTGTGGAACAGAAGGCGGGGCAAGCAGCCGCCACTCAGCAGGGCGCCAACGCCAAACTAGGGGCCGACTCTGGGAGCCTACAGAACGGCCGAGGCTCCTCCCCCTCCGCCCCACCCCAGGCAGTCAGTGCGGGCGAGAGCTCGGAAGAGGGCGCTGTCAGCGGATACGGGACGCTCTCCACCTGGGAGGTGGAGCTGGAGGCTGAGTCTCATCTTCTGCCCTCCCCCTTGGCAGACTCCTGCCTAGCCaatcagcagcaccagcagagaCCCGCCTCCACTCCTATTGGACCCACCCACCAGCACGTGCCCTGCAG GCAAGCGCTGACCTCATGGGCGCAGCGGCATCAGCGCAGCCAGAAGAGGGGAGGTCGCAGGTCACGGCATTCCCCTCCACCGGCTCAGGAGAAGAGCGAGGCCGGAGCTATGGGCAGGACGCCACCAGCTGACCACCAGGAACAG CCTGGCTGCCCAGCAGACTCCTCCAGTCCCAGCTCCCTAAAGAGGAGTGACAGCCTCGTGTCGGAAGCCTCAG GTCTGACCTACTGGCGGCTGGACGAATCGGAGCTCTACCGCCCCCTACCTGACAGCTTCTGCAGCACGTCCCCCCTCCCTTTACAGGGCATGACCACAGGACCTGACAGGAGTCCTAATGCAACCCTATGGCCAGATCAATGCCAG ACCCCGCCACCAGAGCGCACCCTGTCTGTTTCCCTGAAGAAGATCTACCAGACCAGGAAGAGCGGAGAGTTCAAGTGCCGAGACTGGGACCCATTGGCCGGTCCCAGCTCTACACCACCACAG GTGTTGACCCTTGACTCTGTGGTTGGCCTGAAGCAGCCCAAGGTCACACCAGAGGGCACGTCGGAACGCACGTCCGGCTTAGCGTCGCCGTCCTCCCTGAGCAGCCCGCACGGGCCCTGGCACCTCCACCCAGACCCCGACCCTGCCCACCAAGACGCTGCCAGCCAGGGTGCGGAGGAGGAGGGCGGTGCCTGCAGCGAGGACGAGGGCAGACACACCTCCAGCACCACGCCCACCTCCACGCTGCACACTCAGAAGTCTGCCTTGAGACTCTGCTCCGCCCCCAGGACCAGTCCTGCCCTCAGCTGTGCCACCAAGCTGGAGAGGACCGCTTCTCTGGAGGACCCCGTCACACTCTCGCT aatgaGGCAGAACCTGCGGGAGAAGCATGCGAGACACGTGGCAGACCTGCGGGCATACTACGAGTCAGAGATCGCCTCTCTGAAAGAGAAGCTGGACCTGACCCACCTGCCACGGGACATGGAGAAGAGCAACCAGATCCTTCAGGGAAG GTGTAATCACTTGGATCGAGCACTGAGTGAGGCGAGCCGCCGTATCAGGGAGCTGGAGGAGCAGAATCAGCAGCTGGAGAAACAACtg agagagtggCCCGAGCGCTACGAGGTGGCGAGCAGTGCCGTGAAGGCTGTTCAGCAGCGACTGGAGGAGAGTCACCGCTCCAACCGGGAGAAGGACGCGCTGGTCACCAAGCTCAGGACCCGCCTCAGGCAGCTAGAGGCGACCGCGCAGAATGCCTGCAAGGAGCTGGAAGGCGAAGAGGCCCACAGGAAGCAGGAGCACAAAATGCTGCTGGAT cTTCTGACTGAGTATGAATCCCTCAGAAAAGAGCATGATGGTGCCA AGGACAAATTATTTTCAACCGAGAACAAGCTGTTTGAAGCCACTGAGCAGATTTCTGAGCTCAAAAG GGTGATTTCTAAGCTGGAGTCGCAGGTGAAGCAGCTGGAGCATGAGAGCCAAGCGAAGCTCCGCATGGCCTCCCACGCTCACACCCAGTCCACAGG ATTGTTCCATCACCCTGACCTGCTGATGTCGCCGAGCAGAAGGTACCATGAGGTGGACGGGGGAATGAGGAAATCCCCAGTTCTACAAGCTGACCAGGCGTCCAGCCAAGCCCCAGACAAAACTGGAGTCTCAGACAAAAG GCGTGTGTCTCTGCCCGTGTGGGAGCTCCAGCACGACTCGGCCTCCCAGACGCACACCACAGGGAGGAGGGACGCGGCACTGACCCCCGTCATGAGGGCTCTGATCGAGCTGGAGGGGACCAAAGCCACGGAGGGTAAAGCGCTGTCCAAGACCAACCGTGGCTCTACCA ggtcaGGGAGGAGCAGGCCAACAGTAGGCTTCGTGGACAGCAACCTATGCCAGTCCGTGCATACAAGGGGAGGAGCTTCAGCAAAGCCCGAGGCCGAGCCAATGGGAGTAGCCGATGTAGCAGCCGCAGCTGAACAAAGAGGCGGGTCtgcacacagaggaggaggagctttTTTAAGGGCCCAAAGAAGCCTGTCACCTGAGGGTCAtcgctcctcctctctccctcccagaaCCCAGAGACCTCTACCTGTCGCCACTCCCT CAAGGAACACGTTGATTACGCCACTCTCTGCAAAGTCCAGTCCTAAACGCAGCCCAACGGAAAACATTTCCACAGCGTTCAGCAACCCTGCTTCCAG GTTTAAATCGGATCAAAGGGGGCTTGGTTCATCTCCACTCAAAGGCAGCCCACGAAAAAGACTACATTATTCAGCACCTGAAAGAACAGAAG ATGACCAGCAGGCCGGGCCTGGTTCGGGCGACTCAGCGGGCTCTGAGGGGTGCGAGGACCAGGAGGCGGAAGGAAGTGAGGTGGCGGACACGGAGAGCTGTGTGCTGGAGCTTCCAGACGAGGTGCCGCTGTCCTACCAGTCACGGCTGCAGTCCCTGGCGGACGCCGAGCGACTGCTGGACGATCTGACACAGGAGAAGCAACAG aTTGAGGCAGCCCTAAGCAGGATGCCAGGGGCTGGAGGCAGGGTCACCTTGCAGACCAGGTTAGATGAG GTTACATTAGAAAACCGCCTGGAGCAAGTCAACCGTGACTTGGGATCGTTACGCATGACTCTTAAGAGATATAACGTACTGCGGTCCTCCACTCATACGTAG
- the LOC125304962 gene encoding M-phase phosphoprotein 9 isoform X3, protein MSTDDSISEDVSSSVALSTDHHVPTDHHHHHHHANRSKGSEASIVSSEDTASGPVGTEDERPVERERPVQTLEGLLQVAEETSRSRAAGSLPHRIRGLCPDTEELGSDRPLPFINPSSLETLRVLVQEIQSSGQTDPEVWKNCEGRWLHLFQLVEKQYQEQILAQQEQYQCQIQLIQDEIKALLQLQQKQSVEQKAGQAAATQQGANAKLGADSGSLQNGRGSSPSAPPQAVSAGESSEEGAVSGYGTLSTWEVELEAESHLLPSPLADSCLANQQHQQRPASTPIGPTHQHVPCRQALTSWAQRHQRSQKRGGRRSRHSPPPAQEKSEAGAMGRTPPADHQEQPGCPADSSSPSSLKRSDSLVSEASGLTYWRLDESELYRPLPDSFCSTSPLPLQGMTTGPDRSPNATLWPDQCQTPPPERTLSVSLKKIYQTRKSGEFKCRDWDPLAGPSSTPPQVLTLDSVVGLKQPKVTPEGTSERTSGLASPSSLSSPHGPWHLHPDPDPAHQDAASQGAEEEGGACSEDEGRHTSSTTPTSTLHTQKSALRLCSAPRTSPALSCATKLERTASLEDPVTLSLMRQNLREKHARHVADLRAYYESEIASLKEKLDLTHLPRDMEKSNQILQGRCNHLDRALSEASRRIRELEEQNQQLEKQLREWPERYEVASSAVKAVQQRLEESHRSNREKDALVTKLRTRLRQLEATAQNACKELEGEEAHRKQEHKMLLDLLTEYESLRKEHDGAKDKLFSTENKLFEATEQISELKRVISKLESQVKQLEHESQAKLRMASHAHTQSTGLFHHPDLLMSPSRRYHEVDGGMRKSPVLQADQASSQAPDKTGVSDKRRVSLPVWELQHDSASQTHTTGRRDAALTPVMRALIELEGTKATEGSGRSRPTVGFVDSNLCQSVHTRGGASAKPEAEPMGVADVAAAAEQRGGSAHRGGGAFLRAQRSLSPEGHRSSSLPPRTQRPLPVATPSRNTLITPLSAKSSPKRSPTENISTAFSNPASRFKSDQRGLGSSPLKGSPRKRLHYSAPERTEDDQQAGPGSGDSAGSEGCEDQEAEGSEVADTESCVLELPDEVPLSYQSRLQSLADAERLLDDLTQEKQQIEAALSRMPGAGGRVTLQTRLDEVTLENRLEQVNRDLGSLRMTLKRYNVLRSSTHT, encoded by the exons CGGCCTGTGTCCAGACACAGAAGAGTTGGGCTCAGACAGGCCCCTCCCCTTCATCAACCCCAGCTCTCTGGAGACGCTCCGTGTGCTGGTGCAGGAGATCCAGAGCAGTGGGCAGACTGATCCCGAGGTCTGGAAGAACTGCGAG GGAAGATGGCTGCATCTCTTCCAGCTGGTGGAAAAGCAATACCAGGAGCAGATACTAGCCCAGCAGGAGCAGTACCAGTGCCAAATACAG ctCATCCAGGATGAGATTAAGGCCTTATTGCAGCTGCAGCAGAAGCAGAGTGTGGAACAGAAGGCGGGGCAAGCAGCCGCCACTCAGCAGGGCGCCAACGCCAAACTAGGGGCCGACTCTGGGAGCCTACAGAACGGCCGAGGCTCCTCCCCCTCCGCCCCACCCCAGGCAGTCAGTGCGGGCGAGAGCTCGGAAGAGGGCGCTGTCAGCGGATACGGGACGCTCTCCACCTGGGAGGTGGAGCTGGAGGCTGAGTCTCATCTTCTGCCCTCCCCCTTGGCAGACTCCTGCCTAGCCaatcagcagcaccagcagagaCCCGCCTCCACTCCTATTGGACCCACCCACCAGCACGTGCCCTGCAG GCAAGCGCTGACCTCATGGGCGCAGCGGCATCAGCGCAGCCAGAAGAGGGGAGGTCGCAGGTCACGGCATTCCCCTCCACCGGCTCAGGAGAAGAGCGAGGCCGGAGCTATGGGCAGGACGCCACCAGCTGACCACCAGGAACAG CCTGGCTGCCCAGCAGACTCCTCCAGTCCCAGCTCCCTAAAGAGGAGTGACAGCCTCGTGTCGGAAGCCTCAG GTCTGACCTACTGGCGGCTGGACGAATCGGAGCTCTACCGCCCCCTACCTGACAGCTTCTGCAGCACGTCCCCCCTCCCTTTACAGGGCATGACCACAGGACCTGACAGGAGTCCTAATGCAACCCTATGGCCAGATCAATGCCAG ACCCCGCCACCAGAGCGCACCCTGTCTGTTTCCCTGAAGAAGATCTACCAGACCAGGAAGAGCGGAGAGTTCAAGTGCCGAGACTGGGACCCATTGGCCGGTCCCAGCTCTACACCACCACAG GTGTTGACCCTTGACTCTGTGGTTGGCCTGAAGCAGCCCAAGGTCACACCAGAGGGCACGTCGGAACGCACGTCCGGCTTAGCGTCGCCGTCCTCCCTGAGCAGCCCGCACGGGCCCTGGCACCTCCACCCAGACCCCGACCCTGCCCACCAAGACGCTGCCAGCCAGGGTGCGGAGGAGGAGGGCGGTGCCTGCAGCGAGGACGAGGGCAGACACACCTCCAGCACCACGCCCACCTCCACGCTGCACACTCAGAAGTCTGCCTTGAGACTCTGCTCCGCCCCCAGGACCAGTCCTGCCCTCAGCTGTGCCACCAAGCTGGAGAGGACCGCTTCTCTGGAGGACCCCGTCACACTCTCGCT aatgaGGCAGAACCTGCGGGAGAAGCATGCGAGACACGTGGCAGACCTGCGGGCATACTACGAGTCAGAGATCGCCTCTCTGAAAGAGAAGCTGGACCTGACCCACCTGCCACGGGACATGGAGAAGAGCAACCAGATCCTTCAGGGAAG GTGTAATCACTTGGATCGAGCACTGAGTGAGGCGAGCCGCCGTATCAGGGAGCTGGAGGAGCAGAATCAGCAGCTGGAGAAACAACtg agagagtggCCCGAGCGCTACGAGGTGGCGAGCAGTGCCGTGAAGGCTGTTCAGCAGCGACTGGAGGAGAGTCACCGCTCCAACCGGGAGAAGGACGCGCTGGTCACCAAGCTCAGGACCCGCCTCAGGCAGCTAGAGGCGACCGCGCAGAATGCCTGCAAGGAGCTGGAAGGCGAAGAGGCCCACAGGAAGCAGGAGCACAAAATGCTGCTGGAT cTTCTGACTGAGTATGAATCCCTCAGAAAAGAGCATGATGGTGCCA AGGACAAATTATTTTCAACCGAGAACAAGCTGTTTGAAGCCACTGAGCAGATTTCTGAGCTCAAAAG GGTGATTTCTAAGCTGGAGTCGCAGGTGAAGCAGCTGGAGCATGAGAGCCAAGCGAAGCTCCGCATGGCCTCCCACGCTCACACCCAGTCCACAGG ATTGTTCCATCACCCTGACCTGCTGATGTCGCCGAGCAGAAGGTACCATGAGGTGGACGGGGGAATGAGGAAATCCCCAGTTCTACAAGCTGACCAGGCGTCCAGCCAAGCCCCAGACAAAACTGGAGTCTCAGACAAAAG GCGTGTGTCTCTGCCCGTGTGGGAGCTCCAGCACGACTCGGCCTCCCAGACGCACACCACAGGGAGGAGGGACGCGGCACTGACCCCCGTCATGAGGGCTCTGATCGAGCTGGAGGGGACCAAAGCCACGGAGG ggtcaGGGAGGAGCAGGCCAACAGTAGGCTTCGTGGACAGCAACCTATGCCAGTCCGTGCATACAAGGGGAGGAGCTTCAGCAAAGCCCGAGGCCGAGCCAATGGGAGTAGCCGATGTAGCAGCCGCAGCTGAACAAAGAGGCGGGTCtgcacacagaggaggaggagctttTTTAAGGGCCCAAAGAAGCCTGTCACCTGAGGGTCAtcgctcctcctctctccctcccagaaCCCAGAGACCTCTACCTGTCGCCACTCCCT CAAGGAACACGTTGATTACGCCACTCTCTGCAAAGTCCAGTCCTAAACGCAGCCCAACGGAAAACATTTCCACAGCGTTCAGCAACCCTGCTTCCAG GTTTAAATCGGATCAAAGGGGGCTTGGTTCATCTCCACTCAAAGGCAGCCCACGAAAAAGACTACATTATTCAGCACCTGAAAGAACAGAAG ATGACCAGCAGGCCGGGCCTGGTTCGGGCGACTCAGCGGGCTCTGAGGGGTGCGAGGACCAGGAGGCGGAAGGAAGTGAGGTGGCGGACACGGAGAGCTGTGTGCTGGAGCTTCCAGACGAGGTGCCGCTGTCCTACCAGTCACGGCTGCAGTCCCTGGCGGACGCCGAGCGACTGCTGGACGATCTGACACAGGAGAAGCAACAG aTTGAGGCAGCCCTAAGCAGGATGCCAGGGGCTGGAGGCAGGGTCACCTTGCAGACCAGGTTAGATGAG GTTACATTAGAAAACCGCCTGGAGCAAGTCAACCGTGACTTGGGATCGTTACGCATGACTCTTAAGAGATATAACGTACTGCGGTCCTCCACTCATACGTAG
- the LOC125304962 gene encoding M-phase phosphoprotein 9 isoform X1, which yields MSTDDSISEDVSSSVALSTDHHVPTDHHHHHHHANRSKGSEASIVSSEDTASGPVGTEDERPVERERPVQTLEGLLQVAEETSRSRAAGSLPHRIRGLCPDTEELGSDRPLPFINPSSLETLRVLVQEIQSSGQTDPEVWKNCEGRWLHLFQLVEKQYQEQILAQQEQYQCQIQLIQDEIKALLQLQQKQSVEQKAGQAAATQQGANAKLGADSGSLQNGRGSSPSAPPQAVSAGESSEEGAVSGYGTLSTWEVELEAESHLLPSPLADSCLANQQHQQRPASTPIGPTHQHVPCRQALTSWAQRHQRSQKRGGRRSRHSPPPAQEKSEAGAMGRTPPADHQEQPGCPADSSSPSSLKRSDSLVSEASGLTYWRLDESELYRPLPDSFCSTSPLPLQGMTTGPDRSPNATLWPDQCQTPPPERTLSVSLKKIYQTRKSGEFKCRDWDPLAGPSSTPPQVLTLDSVVGLKQPKVTPEGTSERTSGLASPSSLSSPHGPWHLHPDPDPAHQDAASQGAEEEGGACSEDEGRHTSSTTPTSTLHTQKSALRLCSAPRTSPALSCATKLERTASLEDPVTLSLMRQNLREKHARHVADLRAYYESEIASLKEKLDLTHLPRDMEKSNQILQGRCNHLDRALSEASRRIRELEEQNQQLEKQLREWPERYEVASSAVKAVQQRLEESHRSNREKDALVTKLRTRLRQLEATAQNACKELEGEEAHRKQEHKMLLDLLTEYESLRKEHDGAKDKLFSTENKLFEATEQISELKRVISKLESQVKQLEHESQAKLRMASHAHTQSTGLFHHPDLLMSPSRRYHEVDGGMRKSPVLQADQASSQAPDKTGVSDKRRVSLPVWELQHDSASQTHTTGRRDAALTPVMRALIELEGTKATEGKALSKTNRGSTSTMHAQIHPGSGRSRPTVGFVDSNLCQSVHTRGGASAKPEAEPMGVADVAAAAEQRGGSAHRGGGAFLRAQRSLSPEGHRSSSLPPRTQRPLPVATPSRNTLITPLSAKSSPKRSPTENISTAFSNPASRFKSDQRGLGSSPLKGSPRKRLHYSAPERTEDDQQAGPGSGDSAGSEGCEDQEAEGSEVADTESCVLELPDEVPLSYQSRLQSLADAERLLDDLTQEKQQIEAALSRMPGAGGRVTLQTRLDEVTLENRLEQVNRDLGSLRMTLKRYNVLRSSTHT from the exons CGGCCTGTGTCCAGACACAGAAGAGTTGGGCTCAGACAGGCCCCTCCCCTTCATCAACCCCAGCTCTCTGGAGACGCTCCGTGTGCTGGTGCAGGAGATCCAGAGCAGTGGGCAGACTGATCCCGAGGTCTGGAAGAACTGCGAG GGAAGATGGCTGCATCTCTTCCAGCTGGTGGAAAAGCAATACCAGGAGCAGATACTAGCCCAGCAGGAGCAGTACCAGTGCCAAATACAG ctCATCCAGGATGAGATTAAGGCCTTATTGCAGCTGCAGCAGAAGCAGAGTGTGGAACAGAAGGCGGGGCAAGCAGCCGCCACTCAGCAGGGCGCCAACGCCAAACTAGGGGCCGACTCTGGGAGCCTACAGAACGGCCGAGGCTCCTCCCCCTCCGCCCCACCCCAGGCAGTCAGTGCGGGCGAGAGCTCGGAAGAGGGCGCTGTCAGCGGATACGGGACGCTCTCCACCTGGGAGGTGGAGCTGGAGGCTGAGTCTCATCTTCTGCCCTCCCCCTTGGCAGACTCCTGCCTAGCCaatcagcagcaccagcagagaCCCGCCTCCACTCCTATTGGACCCACCCACCAGCACGTGCCCTGCAG GCAAGCGCTGACCTCATGGGCGCAGCGGCATCAGCGCAGCCAGAAGAGGGGAGGTCGCAGGTCACGGCATTCCCCTCCACCGGCTCAGGAGAAGAGCGAGGCCGGAGCTATGGGCAGGACGCCACCAGCTGACCACCAGGAACAG CCTGGCTGCCCAGCAGACTCCTCCAGTCCCAGCTCCCTAAAGAGGAGTGACAGCCTCGTGTCGGAAGCCTCAG GTCTGACCTACTGGCGGCTGGACGAATCGGAGCTCTACCGCCCCCTACCTGACAGCTTCTGCAGCACGTCCCCCCTCCCTTTACAGGGCATGACCACAGGACCTGACAGGAGTCCTAATGCAACCCTATGGCCAGATCAATGCCAG ACCCCGCCACCAGAGCGCACCCTGTCTGTTTCCCTGAAGAAGATCTACCAGACCAGGAAGAGCGGAGAGTTCAAGTGCCGAGACTGGGACCCATTGGCCGGTCCCAGCTCTACACCACCACAG GTGTTGACCCTTGACTCTGTGGTTGGCCTGAAGCAGCCCAAGGTCACACCAGAGGGCACGTCGGAACGCACGTCCGGCTTAGCGTCGCCGTCCTCCCTGAGCAGCCCGCACGGGCCCTGGCACCTCCACCCAGACCCCGACCCTGCCCACCAAGACGCTGCCAGCCAGGGTGCGGAGGAGGAGGGCGGTGCCTGCAGCGAGGACGAGGGCAGACACACCTCCAGCACCACGCCCACCTCCACGCTGCACACTCAGAAGTCTGCCTTGAGACTCTGCTCCGCCCCCAGGACCAGTCCTGCCCTCAGCTGTGCCACCAAGCTGGAGAGGACCGCTTCTCTGGAGGACCCCGTCACACTCTCGCT aatgaGGCAGAACCTGCGGGAGAAGCATGCGAGACACGTGGCAGACCTGCGGGCATACTACGAGTCAGAGATCGCCTCTCTGAAAGAGAAGCTGGACCTGACCCACCTGCCACGGGACATGGAGAAGAGCAACCAGATCCTTCAGGGAAG GTGTAATCACTTGGATCGAGCACTGAGTGAGGCGAGCCGCCGTATCAGGGAGCTGGAGGAGCAGAATCAGCAGCTGGAGAAACAACtg agagagtggCCCGAGCGCTACGAGGTGGCGAGCAGTGCCGTGAAGGCTGTTCAGCAGCGACTGGAGGAGAGTCACCGCTCCAACCGGGAGAAGGACGCGCTGGTCACCAAGCTCAGGACCCGCCTCAGGCAGCTAGAGGCGACCGCGCAGAATGCCTGCAAGGAGCTGGAAGGCGAAGAGGCCCACAGGAAGCAGGAGCACAAAATGCTGCTGGAT cTTCTGACTGAGTATGAATCCCTCAGAAAAGAGCATGATGGTGCCA AGGACAAATTATTTTCAACCGAGAACAAGCTGTTTGAAGCCACTGAGCAGATTTCTGAGCTCAAAAG GGTGATTTCTAAGCTGGAGTCGCAGGTGAAGCAGCTGGAGCATGAGAGCCAAGCGAAGCTCCGCATGGCCTCCCACGCTCACACCCAGTCCACAGG ATTGTTCCATCACCCTGACCTGCTGATGTCGCCGAGCAGAAGGTACCATGAGGTGGACGGGGGAATGAGGAAATCCCCAGTTCTACAAGCTGACCAGGCGTCCAGCCAAGCCCCAGACAAAACTGGAGTCTCAGACAAAAG GCGTGTGTCTCTGCCCGTGTGGGAGCTCCAGCACGACTCGGCCTCCCAGACGCACACCACAGGGAGGAGGGACGCGGCACTGACCCCCGTCATGAGGGCTCTGATCGAGCTGGAGGGGACCAAAGCCACGGAGGGTAAAGCGCTGTCCAAGACCAACCGTGGCTCTACCAGTACGATGCACGCTCAGATTCACCCAG ggtcaGGGAGGAGCAGGCCAACAGTAGGCTTCGTGGACAGCAACCTATGCCAGTCCGTGCATACAAGGGGAGGAGCTTCAGCAAAGCCCGAGGCCGAGCCAATGGGAGTAGCCGATGTAGCAGCCGCAGCTGAACAAAGAGGCGGGTCtgcacacagaggaggaggagctttTTTAAGGGCCCAAAGAAGCCTGTCACCTGAGGGTCAtcgctcctcctctctccctcccagaaCCCAGAGACCTCTACCTGTCGCCACTCCCT CAAGGAACACGTTGATTACGCCACTCTCTGCAAAGTCCAGTCCTAAACGCAGCCCAACGGAAAACATTTCCACAGCGTTCAGCAACCCTGCTTCCAG GTTTAAATCGGATCAAAGGGGGCTTGGTTCATCTCCACTCAAAGGCAGCCCACGAAAAAGACTACATTATTCAGCACCTGAAAGAACAGAAG ATGACCAGCAGGCCGGGCCTGGTTCGGGCGACTCAGCGGGCTCTGAGGGGTGCGAGGACCAGGAGGCGGAAGGAAGTGAGGTGGCGGACACGGAGAGCTGTGTGCTGGAGCTTCCAGACGAGGTGCCGCTGTCCTACCAGTCACGGCTGCAGTCCCTGGCGGACGCCGAGCGACTGCTGGACGATCTGACACAGGAGAAGCAACAG aTTGAGGCAGCCCTAAGCAGGATGCCAGGGGCTGGAGGCAGGGTCACCTTGCAGACCAGGTTAGATGAG GTTACATTAGAAAACCGCCTGGAGCAAGTCAACCGTGACTTGGGATCGTTACGCATGACTCTTAAGAGATATAACGTACTGCGGTCCTCCACTCATACGTAG